Proteins found in one Quercus robur chromosome 2, dhQueRobu3.1, whole genome shotgun sequence genomic segment:
- the LOC126715398 gene encoding EIN3-binding F-box protein 1-like — MPTLVNYSGDDEFYSGGSFYPNPMDLGCLFSIVSQVDVYCPPSKRPRISAPFIFGRNELEQDKKPSIEVLPDECLFEIFRRLDGGKEKSSCACVSKRWLMLLSSIRKAEICHEFPVSNDVDMVTGDEDQDLESDGYLSRCLEGKKATDIRLAAIAVGTSSHGGLGKLSIRGSNSLRGVTNLGLSSIAHGCPSLKALTLWNVPYIGDDGLSEIAKGCNLLEKLDLCQCPTISNKALIAIAENCPNLTSLNIESCSKIGNGGLEAIGRLCPKLHSVSIKDCPLIRDHGVSNLLSTASMLSKVKLQSVNITDFSLAVIGHYGKAITNLVLSGLQNVSEKGFWVMGNAQGLQKLTSLTVTSCRGITDVSLEAIGKGCINLKQMCLRKCCFVSNNGMVAFAKAAGSLECLQLEECNRVTLSGIVGALSNCGTKLKSLTLVKCMGIRDMALGFAMPSPCTSLRSLSIRYCPGFGTASLAMVGKLCPQIQHVDLSGLCGITDAGLLPLLESCEAGLVKVNLSGCFNITDDVILALARLHGGTLELLNLEGCRKITDASLVAIADNCLLLNDLDVSKCAITDSGVAVLSCAEQLSLQVLSLSGCSKVSNKSIPFLEKLGKTLVGLNVQHCNSISSSTVELLLDSLWKCDILS, encoded by the exons ATGCCTACCCTTGTCAATTACAGTG GTGATGATGAATTCTATTCTGGGGGTTCTTTTTACCCAAATCCTATGGATTTGGGTTGCTTGTTCTCAATTGTTTCCCAAGTGGATGTGTACTGCCCCCCAAGCAAGCGGCCTCGAATTAGTGCCCCATTCATCTTTGGAAGAAATGAACTTGAGCAGGACAAGAAACCTTCCATTGAAGTTCTTCCTGATGAATGCCTTTTTGAGATCTTCAGACGCCTTGATGGAGGCAAAGAGAAGAGCTCTTGTGCTTGTGTCTCCAAGCGTTGGCTTATGCTTTTGAGTAGCATCCGTAAGGCTGAAATTTGCCATGAGTTTCCGGTTTCTAATGATGTTGATATGGTCACTGGTGATGAAGATCAAGATCTTGAAAGTGACGGATACCTTTCAAGGTGTTTGGAAGGGAAGAAAGCTACGGACATTAGGCTTGCTGCAATTGCAGTTGGAACTAGTAGCCATGGGGGACTAGGAAAGTTATCAATCCGTGGAAGCAACTCTCTTCGTGGAGTCACAAACCTTGGCCTCTCATCTATTGCCCATGGTTGCCCTTCTCTTAAGGCTCTTACTTTGTGGAATGTTCCTTATATTGGAGATGATGGACTATCTGAGATAGCTAAAGGATGCAATTTGTTGGAGAAGCTTGACCTTTGCCAGTGTCCCACAATTTCCAACAAGGCTTTGATTGCAATTGCAGAGAATTGCCCAAATTTAACTTCTTTGAATATTGAATCATGCTCAAAGATTGGGAACGGGGGCTTGGAAGCTATTGGAAGGCTTTGCCCCAAGTTACACAGTGTCTCTATCAAAGATTGTCCCCTTATTAGGGATCATGGAGTATCAAATCTTTTGTCTACAGCTTCTATGTTGTCAAAGGTCAAGCTTCAGAGCGTGAACATCACAGATTTCTCCCTTGCCGTGATTGGGCACTATGGCAAAGCTATTACAAATCTAGTCCTTAGTGGTCTCCAAAATGTGAGTGAGAAAGGCTTTTGGGTCATGGGTAATGCTCAGGGTCTCCAAAAACTGACGTCGTTGACAGTTACTTCTTGTCGTGGGATAACAGATGTGAGTCTTGAAGCCATCGGGAAGGGATGCATCAACCTGAAGCAGATGTGCCTTCGCAAGTGCTGCTTTGTATCCAACAATGGAATGGTAGCTTTTGCCAAAGCCGCAGGATCATTGGAGTGCCTCCAATTGGAAGAGTGTAACAGGGTCACCCTATCGGGGATTGTTGGTGCCCTCTCAAACTGTGGTACAAAGTTGAAGTCTCTTACCCTAGTGAAGTGTATGGGAATCAGGGATATGGCTTTGGGATTTGCTATGCCCTCTCCTTGCACGTCTCTTCGATCCTTGTCCATAAGATACTGCCCTGGATTTGGTACTGCTAGCCTGGCTATGGTGGGTAAGTTGTGCCCTCAGATTCAGCATGTAGACTTGAGTGGACTTTGTGGGATAACTGATGCTGGGCTTCTCCCTCTTCTAGAGAGCTGCGAAGCAGGACTTGTGAAAGTGAATCTCAGTGGCTGCTTTAATATCACAGATGATGTAATTTTGGCCTTGGCTAGGCTACATGGAGGAACCCTCGAGCTGCTCAACCTCGAGGGATGCAGGAAGATTACTGATGCTAGCTTGGTGGCAATCGCAGACAATTGCTTGTTACTCAACGATCTAGATGTGTCAAAGTGTGCAATCACCGACTCTGGTGTTGCAGTGCTTTCTTGTGCAGAGCAGCTCAGTCTGCAGGTCCTTTCATTGTCAGGTTGCTCTAAAGTATCAAACAAGAGCATACCTTTCCTGGAAAAATTGGGTAAGACGCTGGTGGGATTAAATGTCCAACACTGCAATTCAATCAGCAGTAGTACAGTTGAGCTGCTCCTAGACTCTTTGTGGAAATGCGATATTCTCTCCTAA
- the LOC126715399 gene encoding uncharacterized protein LOC126715399: MMPCISEQNNTTHHLGCTCNQHPFFSSQTYSHTSLQIFMFFSVYMKKGLMAPSGNELNGLRIAVIVILFFSLTFFPSKSDGSMLLRDSDHEGVKQMKLVLGSKPPRCVNKCLSCKPCSAALVTSPHHRKEFQASFQRDESYYLLSWKCKCKDKYFQP, translated from the exons ATGATGCCTTGTATTAGTGAACAAAACAATACAACCCATCACCTCGGTTGCACTTGCAATCAACACCCTTTCTTCTCTTCACAAACATACTCCCACACCTCACTGCAAATTTTCATGTTCTTTTCTGTTTACATGAAGAAAGGATTGATGGCTCCATCAGGAAATGAGCTTAATGGGCTAAGGATTGCAGTCATTGtgatacttttcttttctctcacattCTTTCCTTCCAAATCAG ATGGGTCAATGTTACTAAGAGATAGTGATCATGAGGGTGTGAAGCAAATGAAATTGGTGTTGGGTTCAAAACCTCCTCGGTGTGTTAACAAGTGCTTGAGTTGCAAGCCCTGCAGTGCTGCTTTAGTTACATCTCCACACCATAGAAAAGAATTCCAAGCATCATTTCAGCGAGATGAGAGTTATTATCTTCTCTCATGGAAATGCAAATGTAAAGATAAGTATTTCCAACCTTGA